The following is a genomic window from Chthoniobacterales bacterium.
TTCTCTCGCCAGAGGGACCTCGTTAATCTTTACAGCTCTCTTCATCTGGTCGCTCTCATCGGGATTCGCACGAATCCGCGCCTGAACTTCATTGGCTTTATTTTGCAGCGACGCAGCATCATCGCTCGAGGAGGCGGCGTCCGCCGGGCTGGAGGGTTGACTGCTGTTTCCTTGCGCTGGCGCCTTCGTCGAAAACGCCAGAAGGCTGAGTAAGGCAATGATCAATCCGAAAAGTTTCATAATGTGACAGCCAGTAACGTTGCATAACTGTAATCTTCCATGCATCTGGGCACGGGAGAAAATAACCCTCGACAGGAATTAGCAAATCGTTCAACACTCGCGGCTGATTTCGTCACCTGACGTTTTCAACGCATTTTTGGATCACACATGAAGCTACCGCGATTGCTTTTTACTCAACGCGCCAAACAAAACAAATCTATGAAGACACGCCTACGCCTAACGATTCTTGCCGCCGTTTTTGCTACAACCACCATGTCAGGCTTGCAGGCGCAGGCGCAGGGCACCGAGGGCATCCAGGTGCCCGATGGAACCCGCAAATGTTTAAAGCCGGGAAACCGTCTGCCCATGCTCCCGAGTCCGTTCGTACCGCTGGCTTGCCTCGCGCCGGTGGTGAACGTCAGCGCCCAGGCCAGCAACGAGTCGGAAAGTTTCGTGGTCATCAACCCCACCAACACGAACAATATCGTGGCCTTCTCGAATCTGGTCACCAGCAACAGCATCTTCCGCGCGTTCTCAACTAACGGTGGCGTTACCTGGACGCGAGGGACGGTCGCCACGGGCGTGGCGTGTTGTGACGGGCAGGCGGCCTTCGACTCATTTGGGAACCTGTTCCTGGTTTACATCAACGCCTCCGTAAACCAGATCAATGTAATTTTGAGTACCGACGGTGGCGCGACTTTCGGGGCGCCGATTACCGTGGGTACGGGCAGCGTGGACCAGCCCTCGATCGCGGTTGGTAACGGCAGCGTCTGGGTCGATTGGAATTTGAGCGGAGCCATGCAAGCGCGAGGCGCGGCCGTGACAGGTTTGGGCGTCGTGGGAGCGTTCAATGCGGTCCAGGTGATCCCGACAGGCACGGGCAGTTTCGGGGGTATCGCGGTAGGGCCCGGTGCCAACGGCGGTAAGGTGATCGTAGTGTATCAAAGCCCCACCGGCGGACAGGGCCCGGCTACAATTTTCGCCAACGTCGACGCGGACGGACTGGGAGCGGGCAACTTCGGCGCGCGCATCACCGTCACGACCACGAATGTAGGCGGCTTCGACTTCATCCCGGCGCAGAGCGGGCGCTCGGTTGACTCTGAGGCCGGAGTTGTGTGGGACGCCACTGGCGGCCCGTTCAACAATCGGATCTACCTCGTCTACACGGAAGAGACGGTGAACGAGAACAATGATACCGACATCCTGGTGCGCACGTCCGACAATGACGGCGCCACCTGGAGCGCGCCCGTGCGGGTGAACGACGACGCGACCACCAACAGCCAGTTTCTACCCTATGTCACCCTAGACCGCACGAGCGGCAACGTAGCGATAGGCTTTCACGATTGCCGCAATGATAATGGCGTGCCCGGCGTTGGTGGGACGAACGCCGTCCCCAACGACGACGCGGAATACTTCGCGACCTTCAGCACCAACGGCGGCGTGACTTGGGCGCCGAACGTCCGCCTGAGCGGCGGGTTCTCGAACGACAATGCGGCGGCCAACGGAATCGACTACGGCGATTACGTCGGTCAGGACTCGCGCGCAGGCAGGTTCTTCGCCGTCTGGGCGGACAACTCGAACTGCGATGGCACGAACGCAAACGGGACGTTGAGCGCGTTTGATCTCTATGCGAGCTCACTCACAATTACGGGCGGATCTCCAACTCCAACTCCGACCCCTTGTGTCATTTGTACTCCAACCCCGACACCTACGGCTACCCCTACACCCACCGCTACTCCAACAGCGACACCTACCGCCACGCCGCCGTGCAATCAGACTACCTTTGCCGGGACGGGCGTAGGAGCGATTGCGGACAGCCCCGGATCGCCAACCTATGGACCGCCGCTGGTGATCAGCTTTGCGGTAGCTGGGCAGACCGCGCCGCTCACTAACGTGGCGGTGGATTTGACCCTGACCCACACGTGGGTGGGAGACCTGGATATGATCCTGACCTCCCCTGGAGGGACAGCGAGCCTGATCACGGTGAGCCGGATCGGGCAAACGACCGCGGGGGGAGTGGGCGACAGCTCCAACTACGGAGGGCTGTATAACTTCACCGACAGCGCGGCAGGGACCAACATCTGGACGGTGGCGTTGACT
Proteins encoded in this region:
- a CDS encoding proprotein convertase P-domain-containing protein; protein product: MKTRLRLTILAAVFATTTMSGLQAQAQGTEGIQVPDGTRKCLKPGNRLPMLPSPFVPLACLAPVVNVSAQASNESESFVVINPTNTNNIVAFSNLVTSNSIFRAFSTNGGVTWTRGTVATGVACCDGQAAFDSFGNLFLVYINASVNQINVILSTDGGATFGAPITVGTGSVDQPSIAVGNGSVWVDWNLSGAMQARGAAVTGLGVVGAFNAVQVIPTGTGSFGGIAVGPGANGGKVIVVYQSPTGGQGPATIFANVDADGLGAGNFGARITVTTTNVGGFDFIPAQSGRSVDSEAGVVWDATGGPFNNRIYLVYTEETVNENNDTDILVRTSDNDGATWSAPVRVNDDATTNSQFLPYVTLDRTSGNVAIGFHDCRNDNGVPGVGGTNAVPNDDAEYFATFSTNGGVTWAPNVRLSGGFSNDNAAANGIDYGDYVGQDSRAGRFFAVWADNSNCDGTNANGTLSAFDLYASSLTITGGSPTPTPTPCVICTPTPTPTATPTPTATPTATPTATPPCNQTTFAGTGVGAIADSPGSPTYGPPLVISFAVAGQTAPLTNVAVDLTLTHTWVGDLDMILTSPGGTASLITVSRIGQTTAGGVGDSSNYGGLYNFTDSAAGTNIWTVALT